Proteins from a single region of Pseudomonas sp. BSw22131:
- a CDS encoding lytic transglycosylase domain-containing protein has product MSSSIRRTFNTDALTRLAQAIAVVASATLAGCQTTSSLESRSATPAPNLAAKIKQQPVFLARKPTPQTPPHDVWERMREGFQLQGGNDLNPRIEQQRLWYANNPSFLETAGERGSLYMHYIVERLEERNMPLELALLPVIESAYNPMALSRSDAAGIWQFIPSTGRYFNLRQTNFYDGRRDITASTTAALDYLTKLHDMFNGDWLLALAAYNAGEGTVSRAIERNDKLNLPTDYWNLPLPQETRDYVPKLLALSQVVMSPEAYGVNLNPIANKPYFQVVELNQRMDLSKVAAMANIDEDELIQLNPAFKKRLTIDGPQHLLVPTSKSQLLTTSLSNMKPEELIDWQQYRVRRGDSLASIASRYKVSANTIRDLNKLPGNRVKPGQAITIPVQPGIKMALPVFEEVAEVDEKPVRTRAYKVKKGDNLIQIAKLNKVDVKDLQHWNKLSGQNLKVGQTLIMQDNSKPAKAAISTRAIASKGTSSKEADQKSMQYKIQKGDSLYLVAKRFNVEMQHLKRWNPRSGQALKPGQTLTVYLPH; this is encoded by the coding sequence ATGTCGTCATCTATACGCAGAACCTTTAATACCGACGCATTGACTCGGTTGGCCCAAGCGATCGCGGTTGTCGCGAGCGCTACTTTGGCAGGCTGCCAGACCACCAGCAGTCTGGAGTCTCGCAGCGCCACCCCGGCACCGAATCTCGCAGCTAAAATCAAGCAACAACCCGTTTTCCTCGCCCGCAAACCGACTCCGCAGACGCCGCCACACGACGTCTGGGAGCGTATGCGTGAAGGCTTCCAGTTGCAGGGCGGCAACGACCTCAACCCGCGCATCGAGCAACAGCGCCTGTGGTACGCCAACAATCCTTCCTTCCTGGAAACCGCAGGCGAGCGTGGCAGCCTGTACATGCACTACATCGTCGAGCGTCTCGAAGAGCGCAACATGCCGCTGGAGCTGGCGCTGCTGCCTGTTATCGAAAGCGCCTACAACCCGATGGCCCTGTCGCGCAGTGATGCGGCCGGGATCTGGCAGTTCATCCCGTCCACCGGCCGTTATTTCAACCTGCGCCAAACCAATTTCTACGATGGCCGCCGAGATATCACGGCGTCCACCACCGCAGCGCTGGATTACCTGACCAAGCTCCACGATATGTTCAATGGCGACTGGTTGCTGGCACTGGCGGCCTATAACGCAGGCGAAGGCACCGTCAGCCGCGCCATCGAGCGCAACGATAAGCTGAACCTGCCCACTGACTACTGGAACCTGCCGTTGCCGCAGGAAACCCGCGATTACGTGCCCAAGCTGCTGGCGCTGTCGCAGGTAGTGATGTCGCCCGAGGCGTACGGAGTCAACCTCAACCCGATCGCCAACAAGCCGTATTTTCAGGTCGTCGAACTCAACCAGCGCATGGACCTGTCCAAGGTCGCCGCGATGGCCAACATTGATGAAGACGAACTGATCCAGCTCAATCCCGCCTTCAAAAAACGGCTGACCATTGATGGCCCGCAACACCTGTTGGTGCCGACTTCCAAGTCGCAGTTGCTGACCACCAGCCTTTCGAACATGAAGCCGGAAGAGCTGATCGACTGGCAGCAATATCGAGTCCGACGCGGCGACAGCCTGGCCAGCATTGCCAGTCGCTATAAAGTGTCGGCCAACACGATCAGGGATTTGAACAAGCTGCCCGGCAACCGCGTCAAGCCCGGTCAGGCGATTACGATTCCGGTGCAGCCGGGTATTAAAATGGCGCTCCCTGTGTTCGAGGAAGTGGCCGAAGTTGACGAGAAGCCCGTCCGCACGCGTGCTTACAAGGTCAAGAAAGGCGACAACTTGATCCAGATCGCGAAACTCAACAAGGTTGACGTCAAGGACCTGCAGCACTGGAACAAACTGTCCGGGCAAAATCTCAAGGTCGGTCAGACCTTGATCATGCAAGACAACAGCAAACCCGCCAAGGCCGCAATCAGCACGCGTGCCATTGCCAGCAAAGGCACCAGCAGCAAAGAAGCCGACCAGAAATCCATGCAGTACAAAATCCAGAAAGGCGACTCGCTGTATCTGGTCGCCAAACGGTTCAATGTCGAGATGCAGCACCTCAAGCGCTGGAACCCGCGCAGTGGTCAGGCGTTGAAGCCAGGCCAGACCTTGACGGTTTACCTGCCGCATTGA